A single Kryptolebias marmoratus isolate JLee-2015 linkage group LG16, ASM164957v2, whole genome shotgun sequence DNA region contains:
- the LOC108232316 gene encoding syndecan-2-B yields the protein MKNLWLFFLAVLSVGSISEKLFVLSDPEMADDLYIEDLPSGDSPIDDEDGDDDGSGSGSGDYAIHDDFKDIRTINFPRVFVPSNILPTTEPPHTSPTTAAGGPGPARSAEVTESSLFEDSDVAKEMPGMDLTSNNIIDAITTTTPFSISASSESNWDDTSSNNYAYEDKLAKEIDNILMAEGEQRGRMNEISSTEGVTSENLWDRTDVLAAVIACGVVGFLCAVSLLLLLAYRMKKKDEGSYDLGDIKLSATAYHKAPTKEFYA from the exons ATGAAGAATCTGTGGCTTTTCTTCCTCGCCGTGCTCTCGGTTGGGTCCATCAGTGAAAag CTCTTTGTCTTGTCTGACCCTGAGATGGCAGATGACCTTTACATCGAAGACCTACCATCAGGAGACTCCCCCATAGACGATGAAGACGGCGACGACGACGGATCGGGCTCGGGATCAGGAGACTATG cgATCCATGACGATTTTAAGGACATCAGGACTATCAACTTCCCTCGGGTGTTCGTGCCCTCAAATATTCTGCCTACAACAGAACCTCCTCACACCTCACCGACCACGGCGGCAGGCGGTCCCGGTCCAGCGCGCTCAGCAGAGGTCACCGAATCGTCTCTCTTTGAGGACAGTGACGTGGCGAAGGAG ATGCCAGGAATGGACTTAACATCCAACAATATAATCGAtgccatcaccaccaccactccTTTTAGCATAAGTGCATCTTCTGAGTCCAACTGGGACGACACCTCTTCAAACAACTATGCTTATGAGGATAAATTGGCAAAAGAGATCGATAATATACTTATGGCTGAGGGAGAACAACGAGGCAGAATGAATGAGATAAGCTCCACGGAGGGAGTGACCTCTGAGAACCTGTGGGATAGGACAGATGTGCTCGCAG CTGTGATTGCATGTGGAGTGGTGGGATTCCTCTGTGCcgtttccctcctcctcctcctcgcctaCCGCATGAAGAAGAAGGATGAAGGAAGCTACGATCTGGGAGACATCAAACTTTCTGCAACAGCTTATCACAAGGCGCCGACCAAGGAGTTCTACGCCTGA
- the mrs2 gene encoding magnesium transporter MRS2 homolog, mitochondrial — MAVAVCVKATKLHRLLLTGCTNSSRTPFAGNPHPKSPLSSLRPLPSRLGGARTLLLGGAGPLKHTGSREAGSFGRSCGDVGSDLFLSRSPSGLKCPYRRCGFAGLRKEILLRGGAAWPGVSIIRRRGTDAPLSSVSPVFLMMKFDQEGNVTSFEKKKTELCQELSLQARDLRFQHSTSLTTRNNCILIRMATLKAILTPQFLLVLDFRDLGLERWLVLELASQLASQTHSLPFEFKALEAILQHRVNTLQTRLNELEPVILDTLEFLVDPKILSADRSKLHILLQTSKSLSELETDIKVFKDSLLKILDEDEIIEELCLTKWTDPRVFEESSLGIDHAEEMELLLENYFMQAEELGNKARELKGLIDDSESVIFINLDSHRNVMMRLNLQLTMGSFSLTLFGLIGVAFGMNLTTAFEDDPRAFWLVTGFMFLGSGLIWRRLLSFLGRHLEPSVLPPIPPIWKRNLKSTDFKPGVR; from the exons ATGGCAGTGGCAGTGTGCGTAAAGGCGACTAAACTGCACCGACTGCTGCTGACTGGCTGCACGAACTCCTCCAGGACGCCCTTCGCTGGAAACCCTCACCCGAAGAGCCCCCTCAGCTCCCTGCGCCCCCTTCCTTCGAGGCTCGGCGGGGCTCGGACCCTCCTCCTCGGCGGCGCGGGTCCGCTGAAACACACCGGGAGCAGGGAGGCGGGATCGTTCGGCAGGAGCTGCGGGGATGTCGGCTCAGATCTGTTCCTCAGTCGCAGCCCATCGGGGTTGAAATGTCCTTACAGAAGGTGTGGATTTGCGGGGCTGAGGAAGGAGATCCTGCTGAGAGGAGGCGCAGCCTGGCCTGGGG TGTCCATCATCCGCAGAAGAGGGACAGATGCTCCTCTTTCCAGCGTGTCTCCAGTTTTCTTAATG ATGAAGTTTGACCAAGAGGGAAATGTGACATCATTTG aaaagaagaagaccGAACTCTGCCAGGAGCTGAGTCTTCAGGCCAGAGACCTTCGCTTCCAGCACAGCACCAGCCTCACCACGAGAAACAACTGCATCCTCATACGAATGGCC ACTTTAAAAGCCATCCTGACCCCGCAGTTCCTGCTGGTGCTGGATTTTCGCGATCTGGGACTGGAGCGCTGGTTGGTGCTGGAGCTCGCCTCTCAGCTCGCATCACAGACGCACTCTCTGCCCTTTGAGTTCAAGGCACTGGAGGCCATCCTGCAGCACAGG GTAAACACTTTACAAACCCGGCTGAATGAGCTCGAACCTGTAATACTGGACACTCTGGAGTTCCTCGTGGATCCCAAAATCCTCTCAGCAGATAGAAGTAAGCTGCATATACTGTTACAGACCAGCAAGAG CTTATCAGAGTTGGAAACAGACATAAAAGTTTTTAAGGACTCTTTGCTGAAGATCTTAGATGAGGATGAGATCATTGAAGAGCTCTGCCTCACCAAATGGACAGACCCAAGAGTTTT TGAAGAGAGCAGTTTGGGAATTGACCACGCTGAAGAGATGGAGCTTTTGCTGGAGAATTACTTCATGCAG GCTGAGGAGCTGGGAAACAAAGCCAGAGAGCTGAAGGGACTGATAGACGACTCAGAGAGCGTCATCTTCATCAATCTGGACAG CCATCGTAACGTGATGATGCGCCTGAACCTGCAGCTGACGATGGGTTCCTTCTCTCTCACTCTGTTTGGTCTGATCGGGGTCGCCTTTGGGATGAATTTAACAACGGCTTTTGAAGAT GACCCTCGCGCTTTCTGGCTGGTAACCGGCTTCATGTTCTTGGGCAGCGGGCTCATCTGGAGACGACTCTTATCATTTTTGGGACGGCATCTGGAGCCTTCAGTTCTCCCACCG ATCCCTCCCATTTGGAAGAGAAATCTGAagtcaacagattttaaacccGGAGTCAGATGA
- the LOC108232176 gene encoding integrin beta-1 — protein sequence MLVVRNDSRTDAEDVKTGFLQPQEVSLHLRPGVSQSFPLIVSLPADQLEVKMDLSTAGVNITIRSTTKGNPHLFQVDVEAAQCPSKSDQNETGPWSVLIAPRGVSLSVKLEITLVCQCNCTGSCEEDSPDCSGHGALVCGRCECDEPYVGHHCQINSDSLLLQDESLCRSGPDAPVCGGRGQCVAGSCECDAREDPTEAYSGQYCECSNFDCPRHNNRLCGGNGRCECGSCLCHPDWTGEACSCSADTASCLATNQMLCHGRGFCVCGTCRCSPPYSGLTCEDCPSCPSSCQSHAACVECHVFGTGAKTNTCDAECGRLTVKVVETKEELPTETEKLCKMRSHADSCFFYYTVSSLPSGGQSTVARVKEC from the exons ATGCTAGTCGTCAGAAATGACAGCAG GACAGACGCAGAAGATGTCAAAACTGGGTTTCTGCAGCCCCAGGAAGTCTCCCTTCATCTGAGGCCAGGAGTGAGTCAGTCCTTCCCTCTCATCGTTTCTTTGCCAGCGGACCAGCTGGAGGTGAAGATGGACCTGAGCACCGCTGGAGTCAACATCACAATCAGAAGCACAACTAAAGGAAACCCCCACCTCTTCCAG GTGGACGTTGAAGCTGCTCAGTGTCCCAGTAAGAGCGACCAAAACGAGACTGGACCATGGTCCGTTCTCATCGCACCCAGAGGCGTTTCACTGAGCGTCAAGTTAGAAATAACCCTCGTGT GTCAGTGTAACTGCACTGGAAGCTGTGAAGAAGACAGCCCTGACTGCAGCGGCCACGGGGCTCTCGTCTGTGGCCGGTGTGAGTGCGACGAGCCTTatgttggacaccactgccagATAAACAGCGACTCCTTGTTGCTACAGGACGAAAGTTTGTGCCGCTCGGGCCCGGACGCCCCGGTGTGCGGCGGCAGGGGCCAGTGTGTGGCGGGCTCCTGTGAGTGTGATGCGCGGGAAGATCCAACGGAAGCATACAGCGGACAATACTGCGAGTGCAGCAACTTTGACTGTCCACGCCACAACAACAG ACTCTGCGGTGGCAACGGGAGATGTGAATGTGGAAGCTGTTTGTGTCATCCCGACTGGACCGGGGAGGCCTGCAGCTGTTCCGCAGacacagcttcctgtttggcAACAAACCAGATGCTGTGTCACGGCAGAGGCTTCTGTGTCTGCGGAACGTGTCGATGCAGCCCACCGTACAGCGGCCTGACCTGTGAGGACTGTCCTTCTTGTCCCAGCAGCTGTCAGAGCCACGCTGCGTGCGTGGAGTGCCACGTGTTCGGGACGGGAGCTAAAACGAACAC CTGTGACGCAGAGTGTGGACGTCTCACTGTGAAAGTGGTGGAAACTAAAGAAGAGCTTCCAACAGAAACTGAGAAACTCTGTAAAATGAGGAGTCACGCGGACTCCTGCTTCTTTTATTACACAGTCTCCAGCCTGCCCTCTGGAGGACAGTCGACCGTGGCTCGAGTGAAGGAATGCTGA